The genomic window GAAGGACGGCACGGAGCTGTATTACAAGGATTGGGGATCGGGCCGGCCGATCACGTTCAGCCATGGTTGGCCGCTGACGGCCGACGCTTGGGAAGCGCAGATGTTTTTCCTGGCGTCGC from Planctomycetia bacterium includes these protein-coding regions:
- a CDS encoding alpha/beta hydrolase; translated protein: MARFTTKDGTELYYKDWGSGRPITFSHGWPLTADAWEAQMFFLAS